The proteins below are encoded in one region of Syntrophorhabdaceae bacterium:
- a CDS encoding lysylphosphatidylglycerol synthase transmembrane domain-containing protein — translation MNKNRIFTLIGFIISLILLYLSLRGIHFNDIWTILKNADYRLVLLPTLFIFLAALFSSIKWSMIAGGNVKIKNTFTALIIGLFINNVLPARIGEVVRGYVLSRKEGLSFSFALSTVLVDRLFDLIGLLIITFVFFPKQSMPHHVSKAIYMLIIVLTICIVVFVLLSNRKTANIIANKLHAIQKPLFVKVAKRLMEIQENLSRIKSPITIIYYIFIAFVQWIFMSSALYFVTLTIGISISFIYIPFICALLNMGLAVPSSPGYIGVYQFILVYLLAIFDIPKTQGFTASILFHASWYIPYNTLGFILLLKEHLKIKELKTAEKIH, via the coding sequence TTGAATAAAAATCGAATCTTTACATTAATCGGTTTTATTATTAGTCTAATACTTCTTTATCTTTCCTTAAGAGGCATACACTTTAACGATATCTGGACAATTCTAAAAAATGCCGACTACAGGCTTGTATTGCTCCCTACATTATTCATCTTTCTTGCTGCTCTGTTTTCATCCATTAAATGGTCTATGATTGCAGGGGGGAATGTTAAGATAAAAAACACCTTTACAGCCCTCATTATAGGACTTTTTATAAACAATGTCTTGCCTGCCAGGATAGGTGAGGTGGTAAGGGGCTATGTATTATCAAGAAAAGAAGGTCTATCTTTTTCATTTGCATTATCTACCGTCCTTGTAGATAGACTATTTGACCTCATAGGGCTCCTTATAATAACATTTGTCTTTTTTCCAAAACAAAGTATGCCCCACCATGTATCAAAGGCTATATACATGCTTATTATAGTGCTTACCATATGTATTGTTGTTTTTGTGCTTTTGAGCAATAGAAAAACTGCCAATATCATTGCAAATAAACTCCATGCTATTCAAAAGCCGTTATTTGTAAAGGTTGCAAAAAGACTCATGGAGATTCAAGAGAATTTAAGCCGTATAAAATCCCCCATAACAATTATCTATTACATATTTATAGCCTTTGTTCAGTGGATATTCATGAGTTCTGCCCTTTATTTTGTCACATTAACAATAGGCATATCTATCAGTTTTATTTACATTCCTTTTATATGCGCACTTTTAAATATGGGTCTTGCAGTTCCTTCATCTCCAGGCTATATAGGTGTTTACCAGTTCATACTTGTTTACCTCCTTGCCATATTCGATATACCTAAAACACAAGGGTTTACAGCTTCTATATTATTTCATGCATCATGGTATATACCATACAATACATTAGGATTTATCCTACTTCTAAAAGAGCATTTAAAAATCAAAGAATTGAAAACTGCAGAAAAAATACATTAA
- a CDS encoding DMT family transporter → MSRKTLSIGMPKDHIDIKGFLIVLILTLLWGLNYSAIKYSNIGLSPIFTTFLRSTIASFLGILYCLYIKQPVFNKGIILFHGFITGILFGLEFVFFYLAILFTGAARSAVLIYLSPFVVAIGAHIFLKERLNLIKIVGLILAFIGVYFVFMDKPATHSRAILMGDIFAIIAAILWAATTIYIKKYLALSVHPINTFLYQLIFSVPIMFICALIFEDRWVIDLNLKVTASVLFQSIVVAFMSYLAWFKLIHEYPVARLSVFTFLTPVFGVLFGIVLSKEQVTTGLIGGLILVCIGIYLTNNQNKGIFNYEKSKRGIN, encoded by the coding sequence TTGTCAAGGAAAACATTAAGCATAGGTATGCCTAAAGACCATATTGATATAAAAGGATTTCTCATAGTTTTGATACTTACATTGCTATGGGGGCTAAACTATTCTGCCATCAAATACTCCAACATAGGTTTATCGCCTATTTTTACCACATTTTTGAGGTCTACTATTGCTTCGTTTTTAGGTATATTATATTGTCTCTATATAAAACAACCTGTTTTTAATAAAGGTATAATCTTATTTCATGGGTTTATAACTGGCATATTATTTGGTCTTGAATTTGTATTTTTTTATCTTGCCATTTTGTTTACAGGTGCTGCAAGATCCGCAGTCCTTATCTATCTCTCACCATTTGTTGTAGCTATAGGTGCCCACATATTTCTAAAAGAAAGGTTAAATCTTATAAAGATTGTAGGCTTAATACTTGCCTTTATAGGCGTATATTTTGTGTTTATGGATAAACCTGCTACTCATTCAAGGGCAATACTCATGGGTGATATATTTGCCATCATAGCTGCCATCCTATGGGCTGCCACCACCATCTACATTAAAAAATACCTTGCCCTTAGTGTCCATCCCATAAATACCTTTCTATACCAATTGATATTTTCAGTGCCTATTATGTTCATATGTGCCCTTATATTTGAAGACAGGTGGGTTATAGACCTCAACCTTAAGGTGACCGCTTCTGTCCTTTTTCAATCCATTGTAGTGGCTTTTATGTCATATCTGGCATGGTTCAAGCTCATCCATGAATACCCTGTGGCGCGTCTATCTGTATTTACATTCCTTACCCCTGTCTTTGGCGTGCTTTTCGGCATAGTTTTATCAAAAGAGCAGGTGACTACAGGTCTAATTGGTGGACTTATCCTTGTATGTATTGGCATTTATCTTACAAATAATCAAAATAAAGGGATATTTAATTACGAAAAATCAAAAAGAGGCATAAATTGA
- a CDS encoding beta-ketoacyl-ACP synthase III — protein sequence MMKTGIVGTGSYLPEKVMTNFDIEKFLDTSDEWIFTRTGIKERRIAEDTQATSDLCKIASERAMEAAGVKSDDIDLIILATITPDTHCPAGANWLEAKLGCRRAVSFDVTAACSGFIFALHVADRMIKSGSNKVALVVAGEIMSRVVNWKERESCILWGDGAGAAIVTETSYGAEILSTHIHTDGANGDTLLMPGGGSKTTPISYESVDKGLHYLKMIEANKSFKVAVNRFAEACEEAVSANNYTINDVDVIIPHQANLRILQGMGKKLKVPDEKVYMTIQKYGNISSATVPIALDEAVRDGTINKGSLVLLTAFGGGLTWGSSLIRW from the coding sequence ATGATGAAAACAGGCATTGTTGGAACAGGTTCTTATTTACCTGAGAAGGTCATGACAAATTTTGATATAGAAAAATTCCTTGATACATCAGATGAATGGATTTTTACAAGGACAGGCATAAAAGAAAGAAGGATAGCAGAAGACACACAGGCAACCTCAGATCTATGTAAGATAGCATCTGAAAGGGCTATGGAGGCTGCTGGGGTTAAGTCGGATGATATAGACCTCATAATACTTGCAACCATTACCCCTGACACACACTGCCCTGCAGGGGCAAACTGGCTGGAGGCAAAACTCGGTTGTCGTAGGGCAGTGTCTTTTGATGTAACTGCAGCATGTTCTGGTTTTATCTTTGCTCTCCATGTGGCAGATAGGATGATAAAATCCGGTTCCAATAAGGTTGCCCTTGTTGTTGCTGGTGAGATTATGAGTAGGGTAGTTAACTGGAAAGAGAGGGAAAGCTGTATATTATGGGGCGATGGAGCAGGGGCTGCCATAGTTACCGAGACATCTTATGGTGCAGAGATACTTTCAACGCATATCCATACAGATGGTGCCAACGGAGATACCTTGCTTATGCCCGGTGGAGGTTCTAAGACAACGCCCATCTCTTACGAAAGTGTAGATAAAGGTTTACACTATTTGAAGATGATAGAGGCTAACAAATCCTTTAAGGTGGCTGTAAATAGGTTTGCTGAGGCATGTGAAGAGGCAGTATCAGCCAATAACTATACTATAAATGATGTAGACGTAATCATACCGCATCAGGCAAACTTAAGGATACTTCAGGGCATGGGAAAAAAATTAAAGGTCCCAGATGAAAAGGTATACATGACAATACAAAAATATGGTAATATATCTTCTGCTACAGTTCCTATTGCCCTTGATGAGGCTGTAAGGGATGGGACAATAAATAAAGGAAGCCTTGTATTATTAACTGCATTTGGTGGTGGTCTCACATGGGGCAGTTCATTGATAAGGTGGTAA
- a CDS encoding Wzz/FepE/Etk N-terminal domain-containing protein, translating to MEDEKQGYQGEINIVDLIKVILKNIKFIGVIVGIVVVATAIISLIMTPTYESKALIMPTTSTKDIGIGMGISSMLGITGPASPMSTEIVNLLKSNVLKEKIIKRYDLLKIFFEDDYEKMKRKMAENELLWKGIRRLDNIITVNFKQKDNVIEIVAGYKDPKIARDLVNYTLIELTDYMSYEAKRVAETNKKYLESQIEKTSDPFIKTKLYALIAQQLETAMMAEVKENFAFKVLDAPRVPDIRTKPKRRQMVLIAFVVSIFIGIFAAFLKEYIQKNRETIQELKEISGFKTRWFFKRRH from the coding sequence ATGGAAGACGAAAAGCAGGGTTACCAGGGTGAAATTAATATTGTTGATCTTATTAAGGTAATCTTAAAAAATATAAAGTTCATTGGCGTAATTGTGGGAATAGTGGTAGTTGCAACTGCCATAATCTCATTAATTATGACTCCTACCTATGAATCTAAGGCATTGATTATGCCTACGACCTCCACAAAGGATATAGGTATAGGCATGGGTATAAGCAGTATGCTCGGTATTACAGGCCCAGCATCACCTATGTCTACAGAGATAGTGAATCTTTTAAAAAGCAATGTCTTAAAAGAGAAGATAATAAAGAGATACGATCTATTAAAGATTTTTTTTGAAGATGATTATGAAAAAATGAAAAGGAAAATGGCTGAAAATGAGTTGCTATGGAAAGGCATAAGAAGACTTGATAATATAATTACTGTGAATTTTAAACAAAAAGACAATGTTATAGAAATTGTAGCAGGTTATAAAGACCCTAAGATCGCAAGAGATCTTGTGAATTATACTCTGATAGAACTAACAGATTATATGAGCTATGAGGCTAAGAGGGTGGCAGAGACGAACAAGAAATACCTTGAGTCACAGATAGAAAAGACCTCAGACCCTTTTATAAAGACAAAGCTTTATGCCCTTATTGCCCAGCAGCTCGAGACTGCCATGATGGCAGAGGTTAAAGAGAATTTTGCCTTTAAGGTTTTAGACGCACCAAGGGTCCCTGATATAAGAACAAAGCCTAAAAGAAGACAGATGGTTTTAATTGCTTTTGTTGTTTCCATTTTTATAGGGATCTTTGCTGCATTTTTAAAAGAATATATACAGAAAAATAGAGAGACCATACAAGAGCTCAAGGAGATATCTGGTTTCAAAACTCGATGGTTTTTTAAAAGGAGACACTAA